In Terriglobia bacterium, the following proteins share a genomic window:
- a CDS encoding argininosuccinate synthase, translated as MTQKVKKVVLAYSGGLDTSIIIPWLKENYGCEVIAMAGNVGQDDELYGLEEKALKTGASKCFIEDLRREFVTEYLWPLVKSGAAYEGKYLLGTAIARPLLAKRQIEVALAEGADAVAHGCTGKGNDQVRFELAYKAFAPQLKIIAPWREWNIASRHDAIAYAKERNVPVSATDDKIYSRDSNLWHMSHEGGILEDPSQAPPEDLFMLTLDPRSCPEGESEITIDFEQGVPVGLNGYRIPAVQLLEDLNEIAGTNGIGRADCVENRIVGMKSRGVYETPGGTLITAAHRELESLVLDRQTRHHKDILSITYAQLVYDGQWFNPLREALDAFFEKTQEVMTGSITMSLYKGTMAVKSRQSPFSLYRQDIASFDTGSYNHHDAEGFINLLGLPAAVRSRLMVNQYETMARTV; from the coding sequence ATGACTCAGAAGGTGAAGAAGGTCGTTCTGGCGTACTCGGGCGGTCTGGACACGTCGATCATCATTCCCTGGCTCAAGGAAAACTATGGCTGTGAAGTTATCGCCATGGCCGGGAATGTCGGCCAGGATGACGAGCTTTATGGCCTCGAAGAAAAAGCCCTGAAAACCGGCGCCTCGAAGTGTTTCATCGAAGACCTCCGCAGAGAATTCGTCACCGAGTACCTGTGGCCGCTGGTCAAATCCGGGGCGGCGTACGAAGGCAAGTATCTGCTGGGCACCGCGATCGCGCGGCCCTTACTTGCAAAACGTCAGATTGAAGTCGCACTGGCTGAAGGCGCCGACGCGGTTGCTCACGGCTGCACCGGCAAAGGCAACGATCAAGTCCGCTTCGAGCTGGCCTACAAGGCATTCGCTCCTCAGCTTAAAATCATCGCGCCGTGGCGCGAATGGAACATCGCGTCCCGTCATGACGCAATCGCCTACGCAAAAGAGCGGAACGTCCCGGTTTCCGCGACCGACGACAAGATTTACAGCCGCGACAGCAATCTCTGGCACATGAGCCACGAAGGCGGAATTCTGGAAGATCCCTCGCAGGCGCCGCCGGAAGATCTGTTCATGCTGACGCTGGATCCGCGTTCCTGCCCCGAAGGCGAAAGCGAAATCACCATCGATTTCGAGCAGGGCGTTCCCGTCGGCCTGAACGGCTACCGCATTCCCGCCGTCCAGCTGCTCGAAGACTTGAACGAAATTGCGGGAACCAACGGAATCGGCCGCGCCGACTGCGTCGAAAACCGTATTGTCGGAATGAAATCCCGCGGCGTTTACGAGACGCCGGGCGGAACGCTCATTACCGCCGCGCACCGCGAACTCGAGTCGCTCGTTCTCGACCGGCAGACCCGCCACCACAAAGATATCCTCAGCATCACATACGCGCAGTTGGTCTACGACGGACAATGGTTCAATCCCCTGCGCGAAGCGCTCGATGCCTTCTTCGAGAAAACCCAGGAAGTCATGACCGGCTCCATCACCATGAGCCTCTACAAAGGCACGATGGCCGTGAAGAGCCGCCAGTCGCCATTCAGCTTGTACCGACAGGACATCGCATCCTTTGACACCGGCAGTTACAATCATCACGACGCCGAAGGTTTTATCAACCTCCTCGGTCTTCCGGCTGCGGTGCGGTCCCGGCTGATGGTGAATCAATATGAAACTATGGCAAGGACGGTTTGA
- a CDS encoding MFS transporter, whose translation MVGRNAAYYGLTIVTLLNLLNYIDRYILAAVLPRMQAELSLTNSQAGFLATAFLLTYFLTSPFFGVLGDRLSRTRLMALGVAAWSVATAATGFMRNFVQLLAARSCVGVGEAAYATISPALLTDYFPRERRGRAFSIFYVAIPVGAAAGYLLGGFIEAELGWRAAFYVVGLPGIAMALLALTAADPPRGSAEAAAATETADPFAVALRGLFTNFAYVGTVLGLIAYTFALGGLQLWMPKFLTEVRGLELARADFLVGGLTVVAGLSGTFSGGYLGDLFAARMKHGQLWLSALSSIAGIVPTWLALTVSSSPGYLVWLFIAEFFLFLSTGPVNVVIVSVVPVRTRALAMAGSIFAIHLLGDAISPPIVGWLADISSLAKAVLIMPVAIAVSGVIWTVTAMERGNQGSHS comes from the coding sequence ATGGTCGGCAGAAACGCGGCGTACTACGGGCTCACGATCGTCACACTGCTGAACCTCCTGAACTACATCGACCGGTACATTCTTGCCGCCGTCCTGCCCCGGATGCAGGCGGAGCTTTCGCTGACGAATTCACAGGCGGGCTTTCTCGCGACCGCGTTTCTGCTTACCTATTTTTTGACCTCACCGTTCTTCGGAGTGCTGGGCGACCGCCTTTCACGAACCCGCCTGATGGCGCTCGGTGTTGCGGCATGGAGCGTCGCCACCGCCGCAACCGGCTTCATGCGCAACTTTGTGCAACTGCTGGCCGCCAGATCGTGTGTGGGAGTCGGCGAGGCAGCTTACGCGACGATCTCGCCTGCGCTCCTCACCGACTACTTCCCGCGCGAACGCCGCGGCCGCGCCTTCTCGATCTTCTACGTCGCCATCCCGGTCGGGGCGGCCGCCGGGTATCTCCTCGGCGGATTTATTGAAGCCGAGCTCGGATGGCGCGCCGCCTTTTATGTGGTCGGGCTGCCTGGTATTGCGATGGCATTGCTGGCGTTGACGGCTGCAGACCCGCCGCGAGGCTCCGCGGAAGCAGCGGCGGCGACCGAAACCGCAGATCCGTTCGCCGTAGCGCTGCGCGGCCTCTTTACGAACTTTGCATACGTCGGTACAGTCCTGGGCCTGATCGCCTACACATTCGCGCTGGGCGGTCTTCAATTATGGATGCCTAAATTCCTCACTGAAGTTCGCGGACTCGAACTCGCCAGAGCGGATTTTCTGGTTGGAGGGCTGACGGTTGTTGCGGGCTTGAGCGGCACCTTTAGCGGCGGATACCTGGGCGATCTGTTCGCTGCGCGAATGAAGCACGGCCAGCTCTGGCTGTCCGCGCTGTCCAGCATCGCGGGAATCGTTCCCACCTGGCTGGCCCTGACGGTTTCGTCGTCTCCCGGCTATCTCGTGTGGCTTTTCATCGCCGAGTTTTTCCTCTTCCTGAGTACAGGGCCGGTGAACGTCGTGATCGTCAGCGTCGTTCCGGTGCGGACACGCGCTCTGGCGATGGCGGGCAGCATCTTTGCGATTCATCTTCTGGGAGACGCGATTTCGCCCCCCATCGTCGGATGGCTTGCCGATATAAGCAGCTTGGCGAAAGCCGTTCTGATTATGCCGGTTGCGATCGCGGTGTCCGGCGTGATTTGGACGGTTACCGCGATGGAACGGGGAAATCAGGGGTCGCACTCCTAA
- a CDS encoding ArgR family transcriptional regulator has translation MKRQRHKAILDLVRSGEIASQDDLMHGLKSRHINVSQSTLSRDIQELRLAKAGGVYAVVDADPAAMPAAEDSWRRIIREFLIDVAAAQNIVVVKTGAGHASTVSQALDETGWPEAIGTIAGENTVFIAVRSAKDARKLEHRIRELL, from the coding sequence ATGAAGCGCCAGCGGCACAAAGCGATCCTCGACCTGGTCCGAAGCGGCGAGATCGCCAGCCAGGACGACCTGATGCACGGGTTGAAGTCGAGGCACATCAACGTATCGCAGTCGACCCTCTCCCGCGATATCCAGGAACTGCGCCTGGCCAAAGCCGGCGGGGTTTATGCGGTCGTCGATGCGGACCCGGCGGCCATGCCGGCCGCTGAAGATTCCTGGCGGCGGATCATTCGAGAGTTTCTGATCGATGTGGCCGCGGCGCAGAATATCGTTGTGGTCAAGACCGGAGCCGGACACGCTTCCACCGTCTCTCAGGCTCTCGACGAGACGGGATGGCCGGAAGCCATCGGGACGATTGCCGGAGAAAATACGGTTTTTATTGCGGTCCGTTCGGCGAAGGACGCCAGAAAGCTTGAGCATCGGATACGGGAGTTACTGTAG
- a CDS encoding N-acetyltransferase yields MNIRRAEQHDVVTIVRIIGHYASEGRMLPRSHGAIANAIADYLVADIDGDVIGCGGLEQYGNDSAEIYGLATAPGKPHTGTGSAIVQALIEKARSEKISQVFALTLAPGFFQKMGFRTVEHKDLPMKVWKDCVACPKYGNCDEIAMVMDLNKRGN; encoded by the coding sequence ATGAATATTCGACGGGCGGAACAACACGACGTGGTAACGATCGTGCGCATCATCGGACACTATGCTTCGGAGGGCCGGATGCTGCCGCGTTCGCACGGAGCCATCGCGAACGCGATTGCGGACTATCTCGTCGCGGACATTGACGGCGATGTGATCGGCTGCGGCGGCCTCGAGCAATACGGCAACGACAGCGCGGAAATCTATGGACTGGCGACAGCGCCGGGAAAGCCTCATACAGGAACCGGCAGCGCCATTGTGCAGGCTTTGATTGAAAAGGCACGGTCCGAAAAGATCTCTCAGGTGTTTGCCCTCACGCTGGCGCCGGGCTTCTTCCAGAAGATGGGCTTCCGCACAGTGGAGCACAAAGACCTTCCGATGAAAGTGTGGAAGGACTGCGTGGCCTGTCCGAAGTACGGCAATTGCGATGAAATCGCGATGGTGATGGATCTGAATAAACGGGGGAATTAG
- the rfbC gene encoding dTDP-4-dehydrorhamnose 3,5-epimerase → MKTRVTKTPIDGLLLLNIDHFQDDRGFFIESWQKRDFAAAGLDYEFVQDSHSRSGYGVLRGLHYQDMRGPMAKLVRCTVGRILDVAVDLRMSSPTFGRAFTVELTWQNKTQLLVPVGFAHGFATLSDVCEVQYKQTNYYQPSCEAGIAWNDPEVGIDWPIKDPILSKRDQNQMSLKQYRENPAFR, encoded by the coding sequence ATGAAAACACGCGTCACGAAAACCCCTATCGACGGACTGCTCCTCCTCAACATCGATCACTTCCAGGACGATCGCGGCTTTTTTATAGAATCCTGGCAAAAACGGGATTTTGCTGCAGCCGGCCTGGATTATGAGTTCGTCCAGGATTCGCATTCCCGCTCGGGGTACGGCGTCCTCCGCGGACTTCATTATCAGGACATGCGGGGGCCTATGGCTAAGCTGGTCCGCTGCACCGTCGGGCGGATATTGGACGTCGCGGTCGACTTGCGCATGAGCTCGCCGACGTTTGGCCGGGCATTTACGGTCGAGCTGACATGGCAGAACAAAACTCAGCTCCTGGTTCCGGTCGGCTTTGCCCACGGCTTTGCAACCTTGTCGGACGTGTGCGAAGTGCAATACAAACAAACCAATTACTATCAGCCCTCATGCGAAGCCGGAATTGCGTGGAATGATCCGGAAGTCGGCATCGACTGGCCCATCAAAGATCCAATCCTTTCCAAACGCGATCAAAACCAGATGTCGCTGAAGCAGTATCGGGAGAATCCAGCGTTCAGATAA
- the argF gene encoding ornithine carbamoyltransferase, translated as MNNYSAAAQAAPSDFLSAKQLRRQDLFELLTLSRDLRSRTMFAQALRGKSVAMIFEKPSLRTRVTFEVAIRQLGGWPVILGSTESRLGEREPVQDLARNLSCWVDAIVARVFSHDDLETLALFATVPVINGLSDAEHPCQALADLLALSEKWTSFTGKELVYVGDWNNVSRSLFHVCSTAGLKFRAICPENYGPTKDEHVEWSTRPADVKGADAIYTDVWASMGQEDELAERIEIFRSYQVNEDLMAKTGKPTLFMHCLPAHRGQEVADSVIESDTSIVFQQAANRLPVEKAILVTFVENSYDSEGEEGRSGVLGRSGHVDHHSLAQGKLWL; from the coding sequence ATGAATAACTATTCAGCAGCCGCACAGGCGGCACCATCGGACTTTTTATCGGCAAAGCAACTTCGGCGTCAGGATCTGTTCGAATTGCTGACGCTTTCGCGGGACTTGCGTTCCCGCACGATGTTCGCGCAGGCATTGCGCGGCAAGTCGGTGGCAATGATCTTCGAGAAGCCCTCGCTGCGCACCCGCGTGACCTTCGAGGTCGCCATCCGCCAGCTCGGCGGCTGGCCGGTGATCCTCGGTTCGACCGAAAGCCGGCTCGGGGAACGCGAACCCGTGCAGGATCTTGCCCGCAATCTTTCCTGCTGGGTGGACGCGATCGTGGCCCGCGTGTTCAGCCATGACGACCTGGAAACCCTCGCCCTCTTTGCGACGGTTCCCGTGATCAACGGCCTCAGTGATGCCGAACATCCCTGCCAGGCTCTGGCGGATCTGCTTGCGCTCTCGGAAAAATGGACAAGCTTTACCGGCAAAGAACTGGTTTATGTCGGCGACTGGAACAACGTCTCCCGCTCGCTTTTCCACGTGTGCTCCACCGCCGGCCTGAAGTTCCGGGCCATCTGCCCCGAGAACTACGGTCCCACAAAAGATGAGCACGTGGAGTGGTCGACCAGGCCCGCGGATGTCAAGGGCGCCGATGCCATCTATACCGACGTCTGGGCCAGCATGGGGCAGGAAGATGAGCTGGCAGAACGCATCGAGATTTTCCGTTCCTATCAGGTGAACGAAGACCTCATGGCGAAGACCGGCAAGCCGACATTATTCATGCACTGCCTTCCGGCTCATCGCGGGCAGGAAGTGGCGGACTCGGTTATCGAATCGGATACTTCCATAGTGTTTCAGCAGGCCGCCAACCGGTTGCCCGTGGAAAAAGCAATTCTCGTGACTTTTGTGGAGAACAGTTATGACTCAGAAGGTGAAGAAGGTCGTTCTGGCGTACTCGGGCGGTCTGGACACGTCGATCATCATTCCCTGGCTCAAGGAAAACTATGGCTGTGA
- the folK gene encoding 2-amino-4-hydroxy-6-hydroxymethyldihydropteridine diphosphokinase, with translation MIVYLALGSNVGDREEHLRSALRGLASHGIKILKCASVYSTEPREVLDQPWFLNTVVQADTILSPGSLLKTCLEIEGENHRTRGQLKGPRTLDIDILFYGNELVREPGLTIPHPSFSERRFVLAPLSEIAASLIDPLSGETIENLLARCSDTATVTPVSDAQAFWRPSPNGPQ, from the coding sequence GTGATTGTTTATCTGGCGCTTGGTTCCAATGTCGGTGACCGCGAGGAACACCTCCGTTCGGCGCTTCGAGGTCTCGCGAGTCACGGTATTAAAATTCTCAAGTGCGCATCCGTTTATTCGACGGAACCTCGAGAAGTTCTCGACCAGCCGTGGTTCTTAAACACCGTCGTCCAGGCCGATACCATTCTGTCTCCCGGCAGCCTGTTGAAAACCTGCCTGGAGATCGAGGGAGAAAACCACCGAACCCGCGGTCAACTCAAAGGTCCACGAACGCTCGACATCGACATCCTATTTTACGGGAATGAACTCGTCCGGGAACCGGGTTTGACGATACCTCATCCCAGCTTTTCAGAGCGGCGGTTCGTTCTCGCACCGCTCTCTGAAATCGCGGCCTCTTTGATAGATCCCCTCAGCGGGGAGACGATCGAAAACCTTCTCGCGCGCTGCAGCGATACGGCTACAGTAACTCCCGTATCCGATGCTCAAGCTTTCTGGCGTCCTTCGCCGAACGGACCGCAATAA
- the argB gene encoding acetylglutamate kinase, translating into MTTVVKVGGVLLEDPAKAVAAIRRVSSPRMVVVHGGGIQITRMLERMNVKSTFIEGLRVTDETTLAAVATALLGEVHTALVGELQRQGLAAAGIFGAVRAAKKAGPWGLVGTAVTADAASLNAILDAGQIPVIPTLAMGPESILNVNGDETAAGVAVALRCRELVFLTDVEGVRNGEGAVIDRSSRPDELLSASFVSGGMIPKLRAVKAAMDAGIGTVRVGRTIFGVAS; encoded by the coding sequence TGCTGGAGGATCCGGCCAAAGCGGTGGCCGCGATCCGGCGCGTTTCGAGCCCCAGGATGGTTGTTGTGCACGGCGGCGGAATCCAGATTACGCGTATGCTGGAGCGGATGAATGTGAAATCGACCTTCATCGAAGGGCTCCGCGTAACCGACGAGACAACGCTCGCGGCGGTAGCCACGGCATTGCTCGGAGAAGTGCATACAGCGCTCGTCGGCGAGCTGCAACGTCAGGGCCTGGCGGCGGCCGGCATTTTCGGCGCGGTTCGGGCGGCGAAGAAGGCCGGGCCTTGGGGACTTGTGGGAACTGCCGTCACGGCCGATGCAGCTTCGCTGAATGCCATACTCGATGCGGGACAGATTCCAGTGATTCCGACGCTTGCGATGGGACCGGAGTCGATTTTGAATGTGAACGGCGACGAAACGGCCGCGGGTGTTGCCGTTGCGCTTCGATGCAGGGAGCTGGTGTTTCTTACGGATGTTGAAGGCGTCAGGAATGGCGAGGGCGCTGTCATCGACCGCTCCAGCAGGCCGGACGAACTGCTGTCCGCGAGCTTCGTGAGCGGCGGAATGATCCCGAAACTGCGCGCGGTGAAGGCTGCGATGGATGCGGGCATCGGCACCGTACGCGTCGGCCGGACGATTTTCGGAGTGGCATCATGA
- a CDS encoding TIGR03435 family protein, whose translation MHIKSVGLGIMLSATTMLAQNPPRPAFEVASIRPAPDGPPPQGTVGGVRIDGAQVRVSYLTLKDYIAAAYRVKLYQVSGPDWIGTSRFDVAATLPDSGLPSQLPEMIQTLLAERFQLKFHREQKDFPVYALEVDKGGLKMTEAPADPESENVDAKAPQAFTGGGSNQGISINLGRGSSLSFSNGKFEAKRLDMPTLAGTLERFLDRPVVDTTEHKGKYDISFEVTQEDYRAMLIRSAVVAGVILPPDVLRLVDGASSPSSLFDALQKLGLRLIARKAPLDVITVDNILKMPSEN comes from the coding sequence ATGCACATCAAAAGCGTCGGTCTGGGAATCATGTTGAGCGCCACCACAATGCTTGCGCAGAACCCGCCCAGACCCGCATTCGAGGTCGCGTCGATTCGGCCGGCGCCGGACGGGCCGCCGCCGCAAGGCACGGTCGGGGGAGTTCGGATCGACGGGGCGCAGGTCCGCGTCTCGTATCTCACACTGAAGGACTACATTGCGGCGGCGTACCGCGTGAAGCTGTATCAGGTCTCCGGTCCTGACTGGATTGGAACCAGTCGATTCGACGTTGCGGCCACGCTGCCGGACAGCGGTCTGCCGTCCCAACTGCCCGAAATGATCCAGACACTCCTCGCGGAGCGGTTCCAGCTCAAGTTTCACCGGGAGCAGAAGGATTTTCCGGTTTACGCGCTTGAAGTCGACAAAGGCGGATTAAAGATGACCGAGGCTCCGGCAGACCCGGAGTCGGAGAACGTGGACGCCAAAGCGCCACAGGCTTTCACCGGCGGAGGTTCGAATCAGGGTATTTCCATCAACCTTGGCCGTGGGTCTTCCCTGAGCTTTTCGAACGGCAAGTTCGAAGCAAAGCGCCTCGATATGCCGACGCTGGCTGGAACCCTCGAACGTTTTCTGGACCGCCCGGTGGTGGATACGACTGAGCACAAAGGCAAGTACGACATCTCTTTCGAGGTGACGCAGGAGGATTACCGCGCCATGTTGATTCGATCCGCGGTGGTCGCCGGAGTCATTCTTCCTCCGGATGTCCTTCGGCTGGTCGACGGGGCTTCATCACCGTCGTCGCTTTTCGATGCCCTCCAGAAGCTGGGACTTCGCCTGATAGCTCGTAAGGCGCCATTGGATGTGATTACGGTCGACAATATCTTAAAAATGCCAAGCGAAAACTAA
- the argH gene encoding argininosuccinate lyase — protein MKLWQGRFEEESDPVFEKMNRSLGIDAVLLDVDIRASRAHARALLGCGVLTQDEWKAIDQGLEQILSEYTPEQVKATPYEDIHTFVEATLASKIGAPAGKLHTGRSRNDQVATDFRLFVRKAIGLILADLEALRLALSEIGEKYARVIIPAYTHLRRAQPILWSQYCLAYEEMFGRDAERLEQSLKRVDILPLGSGAVAGSNFPVDREAVAKELGFARISASTLDATSDRDFVLEFLSNAAILLVHASRIAEDWIIYSTEEFGFLELSEKVTTGSSLMPQKKNPDGFELIRAKAAMTTGLLTGFLGVMKGLPTGYNKDLQEDKEAFLKAFENVRLVLSVLRLSVRTVTLKTDRLEKAAADSFMGATDLADFLVMQGIPFRQAHEIVARAVRAALDEKKQLNEIDLKPFSPLFSQLPSDYLAPENIVNRKLHSPALKS, from the coding sequence ATGAAACTATGGCAAGGACGGTTTGAGGAGGAGAGCGACCCGGTCTTCGAAAAGATGAACCGGTCGCTCGGCATCGATGCCGTCCTCCTCGACGTCGATATCCGCGCCAGCCGCGCGCATGCGCGTGCGCTGCTCGGTTGCGGCGTGCTTACCCAGGACGAATGGAAGGCCATCGACCAGGGCCTCGAGCAGATCCTTTCCGAATACACGCCCGAGCAGGTCAAAGCCACGCCTTACGAAGACATCCATACGTTCGTCGAAGCGACCCTGGCTTCGAAGATCGGAGCGCCCGCCGGCAAACTGCACACCGGCCGCAGCCGCAACGATCAGGTTGCGACCGATTTCCGCTTGTTTGTACGCAAGGCGATCGGCCTCATTCTCGCCGACCTCGAAGCGCTCCGGCTCGCGCTTTCCGAAATCGGGGAGAAGTACGCCCGCGTCATTATTCCTGCATATACGCATCTGCGCCGCGCGCAGCCGATCCTCTGGAGCCAATACTGTCTCGCTTACGAAGAAATGTTCGGTCGTGATGCCGAGCGTCTCGAGCAATCCCTGAAGCGTGTCGACATTCTTCCGCTGGGATCCGGCGCGGTTGCCGGCTCCAACTTTCCGGTCGACCGGGAAGCCGTCGCGAAGGAACTCGGTTTCGCGCGAATTTCCGCAAGCACGCTTGATGCGACCTCCGACCGGGACTTCGTTCTCGAATTTCTCTCGAATGCCGCAATCCTCCTCGTTCATGCCAGCCGGATCGCCGAGGACTGGATCATCTACTCGACGGAAGAATTCGGGTTTCTCGAATTGTCGGAGAAAGTCACCACCGGCAGCAGTCTCATGCCGCAGAAGAAAAACCCCGATGGCTTTGAGCTCATCCGTGCCAAAGCGGCCATGACGACGGGGCTGTTGACGGGCTTTCTCGGTGTGATGAAAGGCCTGCCCACCGGCTACAACAAAGATCTCCAGGAAGATAAAGAAGCATTCCTCAAGGCGTTCGAAAACGTGAGGCTGGTGTTGAGCGTGTTGCGTCTTTCCGTTCGCACCGTAACGTTGAAAACCGATCGGCTCGAGAAAGCTGCCGCCGATTCATTTATGGGTGCGACCGATCTGGCGGATTTTCTCGTCATGCAGGGCATACCGTTCCGGCAGGCGCATGAAATCGTGGCTCGAGCCGTGCGCGCCGCGCTGGATGAAAAGAAGCAGCTCAACGAAATTGACCTGAAACCATTTTCGCCGCTCTTTTCGCAGCTTCCATCCGACTATCTCGCGCCTGAGAACATCGTGAACCGGAAGCTCCACTCTCCCGCCTTGAAGTCTTAG